A window of the Hordeum vulgare subsp. vulgare chromosome 5H, MorexV3_pseudomolecules_assembly, whole genome shotgun sequence genome harbors these coding sequences:
- the LOC123396060 gene encoding metacaspase-1-like: protein MECGQCGARFPVTRGASSVQCAHCRRATRVERHGAVHGAVGFVRSVFTNIGRTRPHPGYPPVYGNKRALLVGINYTGTATELPGPINDVKCMNFLLTLKYGFQSDSVLVLTDEERDPYRRPTRSNILVAMRWLVHGCSSGDSLVFHFSGHGDQEKDKDGDEQDGQDEVICPLDWQLNGAILDDEINEAIVRPLVQGVTLHAIIDACRSGTVLDLPNLCQIKKNGKPQWMDHSAPNGAWKNTSGGHAILISGCTDDEDAQDGYGHETMAMGALTYSFFAAAWFAHRTPTYGQLLSKTKAILADCNRDSQNHCDLPASILPHVRKVVNFSGVQEPQLSSSDKFDINRKTFML from the exons ATGGAGTGCGGCCAGTGCGGCGCACGCTTCCCCGTCACCCGGGGCGCGAGCTCCGTTCAGTGCGCGCACTGCCGCAGGGCGACGCGCGTCGAACGGCACGGCGCCGTGCACGGGGCCGTCGGCTTCGTCAGGAGCGTGTTCACCAACATTGGCCGCACGAGGCCGCACCCAGGATACCCGCCGGTGTACGGCAACAAGCGCGCTCTCTTGGTCGGCATCAACTACACCGGAACGGCGACCGAACTGCCCGGCCCCATCAACGATGTCAAGTGCATGAACTTCCTGCTCACCCTCAAGTACGGTTTCCAAAGCGATTCCGTCCTCGTCCTTACCG ATGAAGAGCGCGACCCGTACAGGAGGCCAACAAGGTCTAACATCCTGGTGGCGATGCGGTGGCTGGTGCATGGCTGCAGCTCCGGGGACTCCCTTGTGTTCCACTTCTCCGGCCACGGTGATCAGGAGAAAGACAAGGACGGCGACGAGCAGGACGGCCAAGACGAGGTCATCTGCCCGCTAGACTGGCAGCTCAACGGCGCCATCCTGGACGACGAGATCAACGAGGCCATCGTCCGCCCGCTCGTGCAGGGCGTCACGCTCCACGCCATCATCGACGCCTGCCGCAGCGGCACCGTCCTTGATCTCCCCAACCTTTGCCAGATTAAAAA GAACGGGAAACCCCAGTGGATGGATCACAGCGCTCCAAATGGCGCTTGGAAGAACACGAGCGGCGGTCACGCGATCCTGATCAGCGGCTGCACCGACGACGAAGATGCGCAAGATGGTTACGGCCATGAGACCATGGCCATGGGAGCCCTGACGTACAGCTTCTTCGCCGCCGCGTGGTTCGCCCATCGGACGCCCACCTACGGCCAGCTGCTTTCAAAGACAAAGGCGATCCTCGCAGACTGCAACCGCGACAGCCAGAACCACTGCGACCTCCCTGCGTCCATCTTGCCGCACGTCCGAAAGGTGGTGAACTTCAGTGGCGTGCAGGAGCCTCAACTGTCTTCTTCCGACAAGTTCGACATCAACCGGAAGACATTTATGCTATAA